From Longimicrobium sp., one genomic window encodes:
- a CDS encoding CheR family methyltransferase: MTTTAPAAHPEFEELLVFLRDMRSFDFSGYKRTTLQRRVDKRMQTVDVQGYPAYRDYLEVHPGEFEALFNTILINVTSFFRDEEAWAALRDDFVPALLDRKQGGQPIRIWSAGCATGQETYTLVMLLAEAMGVDAFRHQVKVYATDLDNEALAEARHAVYADKELEGLPEGFREKYFEPTAGRWTFRSDLRRQVIFGRHDLAQDAPMSHLDLLVCRNVLMYFNSEVQGRILARFHFALQPEGLLFLGRAEMIRAHASLFAPANLGARIFRRAPSGIRERLFMLGRGGAGAQRTSPTAQQLELRDAALDALPSAQLVVGPGGDLLLANEAARKLFALGAADLGRPLQDLRVSYRPVELRSRIDQVLAERHPVYLSGIEQPGPDGEVRSFDVQVCPLGSADAAPLGVSVSFIDVTRHTRLQAEVEHANQALETAFEELQSTNEELETTNEELQSTIEELETTNEELQSTNEELETMNEELQSTNEEMETLNDEVQRRSEALEQSNVYLASVLASLRAGVVVLDREMLVRLWNDRMAQLWGLRPDEVQDQPFLHLDIGLPVERMKGVLRAVLDARSAGETLMLDAVNRRGRAITCEVTVTPLVAAGQDVRGAVIVVEERPAQVG, from the coding sequence ATGACGACCACGGCGCCCGCGGCGCACCCCGAGTTCGAGGAACTGCTGGTGTTCCTCAGGGACATGCGGAGCTTCGACTTCTCGGGATACAAGCGCACCACCCTGCAGCGGCGCGTCGACAAGCGCATGCAGACGGTGGATGTGCAGGGCTATCCGGCGTACCGCGACTACCTGGAGGTTCACCCGGGCGAGTTCGAGGCGCTGTTCAACACCATCCTCATCAACGTCACCTCGTTCTTCCGCGACGAGGAAGCGTGGGCCGCGCTTCGCGACGACTTCGTTCCCGCGCTGCTGGACCGCAAGCAGGGTGGGCAGCCCATCCGCATCTGGAGCGCGGGGTGCGCCACCGGCCAGGAAACGTACACGCTGGTGATGCTGCTGGCCGAGGCCATGGGCGTAGACGCCTTTCGCCACCAGGTAAAGGTGTACGCCACCGACCTCGACAACGAGGCGCTGGCCGAGGCCCGGCACGCGGTATACGCCGACAAGGAGCTGGAAGGGCTTCCCGAGGGGTTCCGCGAAAAGTACTTCGAACCCACGGCCGGGCGATGGACGTTCCGCAGCGACCTGCGGCGGCAGGTGATCTTCGGGCGGCACGACCTGGCCCAGGACGCACCCATGTCGCACCTGGACCTGCTGGTGTGCCGCAACGTGCTGATGTACTTCAACTCCGAGGTGCAGGGCCGCATCCTGGCGCGCTTCCACTTCGCCCTGCAGCCCGAGGGGCTGCTGTTCCTGGGCCGGGCGGAGATGATCCGCGCCCACGCCAGCCTGTTCGCGCCGGCCAACCTGGGCGCCCGCATCTTCCGCAGGGCCCCGTCCGGCATCCGCGAGCGGCTGTTCATGCTGGGTCGTGGGGGCGCGGGGGCGCAGCGCACGTCTCCCACGGCGCAGCAGCTGGAACTGCGCGACGCGGCCCTGGACGCGCTTCCCTCGGCGCAGCTGGTGGTGGGGCCGGGGGGCGACCTGCTGCTGGCCAACGAGGCGGCCCGCAAGCTGTTCGCCCTGGGTGCCGCCGACCTGGGGCGCCCGCTGCAGGACCTGCGCGTGTCGTACCGGCCGGTGGAACTGCGTTCGCGCATCGACCAGGTGCTGGCGGAGCGCCACCCCGTGTACCTGAGCGGCATCGAGCAGCCGGGGCCGGACGGCGAGGTGCGCAGCTTCGACGTGCAGGTGTGCCCGCTGGGCAGCGCCGACGCCGCGCCGCTGGGCGTGTCCGTGTCCTTCATCGACGTCACCCGCCACACGCGCCTGCAGGCCGAGGTGGAGCACGCCAACCAGGCGCTGGAAACGGCGTTCGAGGAGCTGCAGAGCACCAACGAGGAGCTGGAAACGACCAACGAGGAGCTGCAGAGCACCATCGAGGAGCTGGAAACGACCAACGAGGAGCTGCAGAGCACCAACGAAGAGCTGGAGACCATGAACGAGGAGCTCCAGTCGACCAACGAGGAGATGGAAACGCTGAACGACGAGGTGCAGCGCCGCAGCGAGGCCTTGGAGCAGTCGAACGTGTACCTGGCCTCGGTGCTCGCCAGCCTTCGCGCCGGCGTGGTGGTGCTCGACCGCGAGATGCTGGTGCGGCTGTGGAACGACCGGATGGCGCAGCTGTGGGGGCTGCGGCCCGACGAGGTGCAGGACCAGCCCTTCCTTCACTTGGACATCGGCCTGCCGGTGGAGCGGATGAAGGGCGTTCTGCGCGCCGTGCTGGACGCGCGCTCCGCGGGCGAAACGCTGATGCTGGACGCCGTGAACCGCCGCGGCCGCGCCATCACCTGCGAGGTGACCGTCACACCCCTGGTGGCCGCGGGCCAGGACGTGCGCGGCGCGGTGATCGTGGTGGAAGAGCGCCCCGCGCAGGTCGGCTGA
- a CDS encoding chemotaxis protein CheB — MTAPLRVPVVAMVASMGGLQAFSEVLGALPADFPAAVLVMQHLEPARASQLAHILEERTPLRVREAVAGATLAAGHVYVAPPGRHLEITAARTLALSDAPPVAFSRPSADVLLRSLATAGEPVIAVVLTGRGQDGAVGCVQVRRGGGTVLAQDQGTSEEYGMPGAASLAGGVDEVLPLAEIAPRLVALLQTLNHPHG; from the coding sequence ATGACCGCTCCACTTCGGGTTCCGGTGGTCGCGATGGTCGCGTCCATGGGAGGACTGCAGGCGTTCAGCGAGGTGCTGGGCGCGCTGCCGGCGGACTTTCCCGCGGCCGTGCTGGTGATGCAGCACCTGGAGCCAGCGCGGGCCAGCCAGCTGGCGCACATCCTGGAAGAGCGCACGCCGCTCCGCGTTCGCGAGGCCGTCGCCGGCGCCACGCTGGCGGCCGGGCACGTGTACGTGGCCCCGCCCGGGCGCCACCTGGAAATCACCGCCGCCCGGACGCTGGCGCTCAGCGACGCACCGCCGGTCGCCTTTTCGCGTCCGTCCGCCGACGTGCTCCTCCGCTCGCTGGCCACGGCGGGCGAGCCGGTGATCGCCGTGGTGCTCACGGGGCGCGGCCAGGACGGCGCCGTCGGCTGCGTGCAGGTTCGTCGCGGCGGCGGCACGGTGCTGGCACAGGACCAGGGTACGTCCGAGGAATATGGCATGCCCGGCGCCGCCTCGCTGGCCGGGGGAGTGGACGAAGTGCTCCCCTTGGCCGAGATCGCCCCGCGCCTCGTCGCCCTGCTTCAAACCCTGAACCACCCGCACGGATGA
- a CDS encoding DUF4160 domain-containing protein: MPTVLRSGPYRIFFFAADGNEPPHGHVERESKKAKVWLSPVRSQDSGGYGGWELNSTAGTGPGRALPRPAALR, from the coding sequence ATGCCAACGGTTCTTCGGAGTGGGCCGTATCGTATATTCTTCTTCGCGGCGGATGGCAACGAGCCGCCCCACGGTCACGTAGAACGGGAGAGCAAGAAGGCCAAGGTGTGGCTGAGTCCAGTGCGATCACAGGACAGCGGTGGGTACGGCGGGTGGGAATTGAATTCAACCGCCGGGACCGGGCCTGGTCGGGCGCTCCCCCGTCCGGCCGCGCTCCGATAA
- a CDS encoding DUF5916 domain-containing protein, with product MDRSAILARAAACAFFAALLAAAPADAQDGARKRHSAVRLTGAAPQIDGRLDDEAWAAAPVLSDFVQKEPVQGAPPTDRTEVRFVYDDEALYVAARMHAADPASIQAPVTRRDEGYQSEHLLISLDTYLDRRTAYTFGVTAAGVRLDWYHATDNEDSRDMSFNPVWRAEARVDTAGWTAEMRIPFSQLRFNDVPAQVWGINLDRWIPSREEDDYWVVIPRGTQAWASRFGDLEGIGGVRPARRIELMPYVAAEGTRFGAVDPDDPLVEQRSGAMRVGGDARIGLGSSLTLEATLNPDFGQVEADPAEVNLSAFETFFPERRPFFTEGLRYLRTDQPGYFYSRRIGAASRVRLDADYVDYPRASTILGAAKLTGRTQRGLSVGALAAVTDAAEARYVDEDGEIRQTGVAPRTGWGVFRAVQEFGPSTSTAGVSLTALRRDTEPGGLIASFLPRSAFSGGADWNLRFGGGDYEVRGFAGASVVEGDTAAIRRVQTAVAHYFQRPDRDYAVLDPTREALAGYTAGIGIERLNARHWLWEARAFAISPGFDVNEAGRMFVADYVTADGEVTYRETTPRGPYRRYSITGRMENGFDYQGIRRHGVVHGAANVTWSNYWQSSIEARSELRRYDASATRGGPRLGLGRTWEIEADLENRGSSRFRWGGGVGIGGDEQGGRGWGIGGGIGASPGPNWQVSVEPRYEREREARQYVANLSGGPAAMLGRRYVFSSIDRSTLAAPVRLAYTMSPDLSLELYAEPFAASGRYHRFGEVPRPRSFDLDLYGEDGPIRSCQPSDPAPCSPGSHLFTATEDGEPDQVARDFNVRSFRSNAVMRWEWRPGSTLYLVWQQDRSSSLDNGDFVGPGALGDAFGAPGNNFLAMKVTYWLPVK from the coding sequence GTGGATCGATCGGCTATCCTGGCGCGCGCCGCGGCATGCGCTTTTTTCGCTGCCCTGCTGGCCGCCGCCCCCGCCGACGCGCAGGACGGCGCGCGCAAGCGCCATTCGGCCGTGCGGCTGACCGGCGCCGCGCCGCAGATCGACGGACGCCTGGATGACGAGGCGTGGGCCGCCGCGCCCGTGCTTTCCGACTTCGTGCAAAAGGAGCCGGTGCAGGGCGCCCCGCCCACCGACCGCACCGAGGTGCGCTTCGTGTACGACGACGAGGCGCTGTACGTGGCCGCGCGGATGCACGCCGCCGATCCGGCTTCCATCCAGGCGCCCGTCACGCGCCGCGACGAAGGATACCAGTCCGAGCACCTGCTGATCTCGCTGGACACCTACCTGGACCGGCGCACGGCGTACACCTTCGGCGTCACCGCCGCGGGGGTGCGGCTGGACTGGTACCACGCCACGGACAACGAGGACTCGCGCGACATGTCGTTCAACCCGGTGTGGCGGGCGGAAGCGCGCGTGGACACGGCGGGATGGACGGCGGAGATGCGCATTCCCTTCAGCCAGCTTCGCTTCAACGACGTTCCCGCGCAGGTGTGGGGGATCAACCTGGACCGGTGGATCCCCTCGCGCGAGGAAGACGACTACTGGGTGGTGATCCCCCGCGGCACGCAGGCGTGGGCCTCGCGCTTTGGCGACCTGGAGGGGATCGGCGGGGTGCGGCCGGCGCGGCGGATCGAGCTGATGCCCTACGTGGCGGCAGAGGGAACCCGCTTCGGCGCGGTGGACCCCGACGACCCGCTGGTGGAGCAGCGGTCGGGCGCCATGCGCGTGGGCGGCGACGCCCGCATCGGGCTGGGGAGCAGCCTGACGCTGGAGGCCACGCTGAACCCCGACTTCGGGCAGGTGGAGGCAGACCCGGCCGAGGTGAACCTGAGCGCGTTCGAGACGTTCTTCCCGGAGCGCCGCCCCTTCTTTACCGAGGGGCTGCGCTACCTGCGGACGGACCAGCCCGGCTACTTCTACTCCCGGCGCATCGGGGCCGCGTCGCGGGTGCGGCTGGACGCCGACTACGTGGATTATCCCCGTGCCAGCACCATCCTGGGCGCGGCCAAGCTCACCGGGCGCACGCAGCGGGGGCTTTCCGTCGGCGCGCTCGCGGCGGTGACGGACGCGGCCGAGGCGCGCTACGTGGACGAGGACGGAGAGATCCGGCAGACGGGCGTGGCGCCGCGCACCGGGTGGGGCGTCTTTCGCGCCGTGCAGGAGTTCGGGCCGTCCACCTCCACCGCGGGGGTGAGCCTGACGGCGCTGCGCCGCGACACGGAGCCGGGCGGGCTGATCGCCTCGTTCCTGCCGCGCAGCGCCTTCAGCGGCGGCGCCGACTGGAACCTGCGCTTTGGCGGCGGCGACTACGAGGTGCGCGGGTTCGCGGGCGCCAGCGTGGTGGAGGGCGACACGGCCGCCATCCGCCGCGTGCAGACGGCGGTCGCCCACTACTTCCAGCGGCCGGACCGCGACTACGCCGTGCTGGACCCCACGCGGGAAGCGCTGGCGGGATACACGGCCGGCATCGGCATCGAGCGGCTCAACGCGCGCCACTGGCTCTGGGAGGCGCGGGCGTTCGCCATTTCGCCCGGCTTCGACGTCAACGAGGCCGGCCGCATGTTCGTGGCCGACTACGTGACCGCCGACGGCGAGGTGACCTATCGCGAGACGACGCCGCGCGGCCCGTACCGCCGCTACTCGATCACGGGGCGGATGGAGAACGGGTTCGACTACCAGGGCATCCGCCGCCACGGCGTGGTGCACGGCGCGGCGAACGTCACCTGGAGCAACTACTGGCAGAGCTCCATCGAGGCGCGCTCGGAACTGCGCCGGTACGACGCATCGGCCACGCGGGGCGGGCCGCGGCTGGGGCTGGGGCGTACCTGGGAGATCGAGGCGGACCTGGAAAACCGCGGCTCCTCGCGGTTCCGCTGGGGCGGGGGCGTCGGCATCGGCGGCGACGAGCAGGGGGGCCGGGGGTGGGGGATCGGGGGCGGGATCGGTGCCTCGCCGGGACCCAACTGGCAGGTGTCCGTTGAGCCGCGGTACGAGCGCGAGCGCGAGGCGCGGCAGTACGTGGCCAACCTGTCCGGCGGTCCCGCGGCCATGCTGGGCCGGCGCTACGTCTTTTCATCCATCGACCGCAGCACCCTGGCGGCGCCCGTGCGGCTGGCGTACACCATGAGCCCGGACCTGTCTCTGGAGTTGTACGCCGAGCCGTTCGCCGCCAGCGGCCGCTACCACCGCTTCGGCGAGGTGCCGCGGCCGCGCTCGTTCGACCTGGACCTGTACGGCGAGGACGGCCCCATCCGCTCGTGCCAGCCGAGCGATCCCGCGCCGTGCTCGCCGGGCTCGCACCTGTTCACGGCGACGGAGGATGGAGAGCCGGACCAGGTGGCGCGCGACTTCAACGTGCGCTCGTTCCGCAGCAACGCCGTCATGCGCTGGGAGTGGCGGCCGGGGAGCACGCTGTACCTGGTGTGGCAGCAGGACCGCTCCTCCAGCCTGGACAACGGCGACTTCGTGGGCCCCGGCGCGCTGGGCGACGCGTTCGGGGCGCCGGGGAACAACTTCCTGGCGATGAAGGTGACGTACTGGCTGCCGGTGAAGTAG
- the cax gene encoding calcium/proton exchanger — MATTTAKPSLFSAANLLNLLLVFVPIAMIMEWVLHSPPIAIFIVSCLGIIPLAGQMGHATEEIAERVGQGVGGLLNATFGNAAELIIAIVALRAGLYDLVKASITGSIIGNVLLVFGLSALVGGLKYETQKFNRTAAGLGGTLLVLSAVGLVVPALFHGLVGDSAPAAERNLSLEIAIVLMVTYVASLFFTLKTHRHLYMGDSGEAAALNEGHTLPPLGRSIGKLVLATIGVAVMAEFLVAAASHTAEALGWSQVFVGVIVVAIIGNAAEHSTAIIMAAKNKMDAAINIAVGSSIQIALFVAPLLVFLSYFIAPQPMDLIFTPMEVLAVGLCVGIMAFCSVDGESHWMEGVQLLAVYVILGIAFYFLPVDPETAAAAGAAAGGGH, encoded by the coding sequence TTGGCTACGACGACCGCAAAGCCCAGCCTGTTCTCGGCCGCCAACCTGCTGAACCTGCTGCTGGTGTTCGTGCCCATCGCCATGATCATGGAATGGGTGCTCCACTCGCCCCCCATCGCCATCTTCATCGTCTCCTGCCTGGGCATCATCCCCCTGGCCGGGCAGATGGGGCACGCCACGGAAGAGATCGCCGAGCGGGTGGGCCAGGGCGTGGGCGGCCTCCTGAACGCCACCTTCGGCAACGCGGCGGAGCTGATCATCGCCATCGTGGCGCTGCGGGCGGGGCTGTACGACCTGGTGAAGGCGTCCATCACCGGCTCCATCATCGGGAACGTGCTGCTGGTGTTCGGCCTGAGCGCGCTGGTGGGCGGGCTGAAGTACGAGACGCAGAAGTTCAACCGCACGGCGGCCGGGCTGGGCGGAACGCTGCTGGTGCTGAGCGCGGTGGGGCTGGTGGTGCCGGCGCTCTTCCACGGGCTGGTGGGTGACTCGGCACCCGCGGCGGAGCGCAACCTGAGCCTGGAGATCGCCATCGTCCTGATGGTGACGTACGTCGCCAGCCTCTTCTTCACCCTCAAGACGCACCGCCACCTGTACATGGGCGACTCGGGCGAAGCGGCGGCGCTGAACGAGGGCCACACGCTGCCGCCGCTGGGCCGTTCCATCGGCAAGCTGGTGCTGGCCACCATCGGCGTGGCGGTCATGGCGGAGTTCCTGGTGGCCGCCGCCAGCCACACGGCCGAGGCGCTGGGATGGAGCCAGGTGTTCGTGGGCGTGATCGTGGTGGCCATCATCGGCAACGCGGCCGAGCACTCCACGGCCATCATCATGGCGGCCAAGAACAAGATGGACGCGGCCATCAACATCGCCGTGGGCTCGTCCATCCAGATCGCCCTCTTCGTGGCGCCGCTGCTGGTGTTCCTGAGCTACTTCATCGCGCCGCAGCCCATGGACCTGATCTTCACGCCGATGGAGGTGCTGGCCGTGGGGCTGTGCGTGGGGATCATGGCCTTCTGCTCGGTGGACGGCGAAAGCCACTGGATGGAGGGCGTTCAGCTGCTGGCCGTCTACGTCATCCTGGGCATTGCGTTCTACTTCCTGCCCGTGGACCCCGAGACCGCGGCCGCGGCGGGTGCAGCCGCGGGGGGCGGACACTGA
- a CDS encoding chemotaxis protein CheB, with the protein MAERDIVVIGASAGGVEAVATLAGALPKDLAAAVFVVVHFPAHATSVLPRIISRRGGLRAEHAVDGAPIVPGCVYVAPPDRHLLVERGHMRLVRGPRENNARPAVDPLFRSAARAYGARVIGVVLTGNLDDGTAGLMAIRSAGGLTVVQSPDDALYPGMPTSAIANVDVEHVLPLPEIAALLAARVGEPVQDQEEGAVARKQADEVGISEMRRESIEAERAGVPSGFACPECSGVLWETADDGLPRFRCRVGHAYSIESLLAGQGTALDAALWAAYRALEERAALTERMADRMRERGQARLADRFAEQTTETRVRADLIRRVLLTAPEEIPFVEPQPERSASD; encoded by the coding sequence GTGGCTGAACGCGACATCGTGGTGATCGGGGCATCGGCGGGCGGGGTGGAGGCGGTGGCGACCCTGGCCGGGGCGCTGCCGAAGGATCTTGCCGCCGCGGTGTTCGTGGTGGTGCACTTTCCCGCGCACGCCACCAGCGTGCTGCCACGCATCATCTCGCGCCGTGGCGGATTGCGGGCCGAGCACGCGGTAGACGGCGCGCCCATCGTGCCGGGATGTGTGTACGTGGCCCCGCCCGACCGCCACCTGCTGGTGGAGCGCGGGCACATGCGGCTGGTGCGCGGCCCGCGCGAGAACAACGCGCGGCCCGCGGTGGACCCGCTGTTCCGCAGCGCGGCGCGCGCGTACGGGGCCCGGGTGATCGGCGTGGTGCTCACCGGCAACCTGGACGACGGCACGGCCGGGCTGATGGCCATCCGGTCGGCGGGCGGGCTGACGGTGGTGCAGAGCCCCGACGACGCGCTGTACCCGGGCATGCCCACCAGCGCCATCGCCAACGTCGACGTAGAGCACGTGCTGCCGCTGCCGGAGATCGCCGCGCTGCTGGCGGCGCGGGTGGGGGAGCCGGTACAGGACCAGGAGGAGGGCGCCGTGGCGCGGAAGCAGGCGGACGAGGTGGGCATCTCGGAGATGCGGCGCGAGAGCATCGAGGCCGAGCGGGCGGGCGTGCCGTCGGGGTTCGCCTGCCCCGAGTGCAGCGGGGTGCTCTGGGAAACGGCTGACGACGGCCTGCCGCGGTTCCGCTGCCGGGTGGGGCACGCGTACTCCATCGAAAGCCTGCTGGCCGGCCAGGGCACCGCGCTGGACGCGGCGCTCTGGGCCGCCTATCGCGCGCTGGAAGAGCGGGCGGCGCTGACGGAGCGGATGGCGGATCGGATGCGCGAGCGGGGACAGGCCCGGCTGGCGGACCGCTTCGCGGAGCAGACCACCGAAACCCGCGTTCGCGCGGACCTCATCCGCCGCGTGCTGCTGACGGCCCCGGAAGAGATTCCCTTCGTGGAGCCGCAGCCCGAGCGCAGTGCATCGGACTGA